One stretch of Oncorhynchus keta strain PuntledgeMale-10-30-2019 unplaced genomic scaffold, Oket_V2 Un_contig_8888_pilon_pilon, whole genome shotgun sequence DNA includes these proteins:
- the LOC118382698 gene encoding gremlin-2-like: MYRQFVLSILLAGVLCLVGGNTRKTRLQGSIPNPFKGNGNTSDKRTRKQEILASSQEALVVTERKYLKSDWCKTQPLRQTVSEEGCLSRTVINRFCYGQCNSFYIPRHVKTEQESFRSCAFCRPQRFTTLTVELDCPDLQPPFRHRKIQRVKRCRCISVSVGDPGKR; encoded by the coding sequence atgtacagacAGTTTGTTCTGTCAATCCTACTTGCAGGCGTCCTGTGCCTGGTGGGCGGCAACACCCGCAAGACCCGCCTCCAAGGCTCCATCCCCAACCCTTTCAAAGGGAACGGCAACACCTCTGACAAACGCACCCGTAAACAGGAAATACTTGCCTCCAGCCAGGAAGCGCTGGTCGTCACAGAGAGGAAGTACCTGAAGAGTGACTGGTGCAAGACCCAGCCGCTGCGTCAGACGGTGAGCGAGGAGGGCTGTCTGAGTCGTACCGTCATCAACAGGTTCTGCTACGGACAGTGTAACTCCTTCTATATCCCACGACACGTTAAGACGGAGCAGGAGTCTTTCCGGTCCTGTGCTTTCTGCCGGCCGCAGCGTTTCACCACGCTGACCGTAGAGCTGGACTGTCCCGACCTCCAGCCGCCCTTCCGGCACCGCAAGATCCAGAGAGTCAAACGGTGTCGCTGTATATCGGTCTCCGTCGGTGACCCTGGGAAGCGGTGA